ACCCGCCCATTCTCACGGGAACGGTACAGAATATTGCCGCGGAAGGTTTTGTGATGACAGTGTTCACTCCAGGTCTGGGCGACGGTTTCCAGCTCGCAGTCCGTCGGATTGCGGCCGATCCTGCGGAAATAATTCCGGATCGCCTTCATCTCCTCGAGATTTAAAAACAACTGGCCCTTCTGGCTCAAATCCTTGAGCTGCTTGTCGCCCGCCCGGGCCATGTCCACCAGGACCACCTTGACTTCGCTTCCGGCGGCTTGGGTCGGCAGGCCGGCCTCAGCGGACTCTTCCTGCACGACGTGCTGGATCAGCTTGTTCATGAGGACCTTGTCCGCGATCCGCTGCGCGTCCGCTTCAGAGACCTGGCCTTGCAAAAAATATTTTTTCGACGTCCGGACCGAGCGCGCGCCCTTGATCCCCAGATCCCGGATCCCTTTCAGGGTCGAGGTCTCGACAGGATCCATGACCCCGGGATTGTAAGCGATTTCCATGACGCGGACACCGGGCTGAGGGAAAAGGGACGAAACGGCATCTCCGGCGCGGTGATAGGAGGATTCCTGGGTGATTTGATCGGTGAGGAGGTCTTCGCAGACCCTGCGGATCGCGTCTTCGGCGAGGTCGCCTTCGATGGTGTAGACCTGGGCCACGCGGACCCCGGAGACAGAACTGATCCCCAAGTCGTGGATGTCCTTGAGGGTCCCCTCTCCGGGCGAATCAAAAACGCCTTCTTTGTCTTTTATCTCGGCGCGCCAGATCATAGAAAGAAAAAAACCGTAATCCGCAAGCCCGGCGGAAAAAGGCAGGCGGGAAAAACGACGATAAGACCAGAAAACAATTACTTGGTGACGCGGCTCAGGACTTCCTGGTAGGCCTCTTCGATGTTACCCAGATCCCTGCGGAAACGGTCCTTGTCGAGCTTGCGCCCGGTCCCGAATTCCCACAGCCGGCAGGTATCAGGCGAGATTTCGTCAGCCAAAATGATCTTTCCCTTGTATCTCCCGAACTCAAGCTTGAAGTCCACCAGCTGAATGTTCAAACCGGCGAAAAATTTGGACATGAGCCCGTTGATCTTGAAGGCCAGTTCTTTGATCGTCTCAACCTCCTCATCGGTGGCCAGCGCCAGGGCCCGGATGTGGTATTCGTTGATCATCGGGTCGTTGAGCTTGTCCTCTTTGAAGCAGAATTCGATGACCGGGCAGGCCAGCTTGAGGCCTTCCTCGATACCCAGTTGGCGGCACATGGAGCCGGCGGCCACGTTACGGATGATGACCTCCACCGGGACGATATGAACCCGCTTGACCAGCATCTCGCGGTCGTTGAGCACCTTCTCCAAATGCGTCGGAATGCCGTTGGCCTTGAGATACTCGAAGATCTTGGCTGAGATTTTGTTGTTGATGACGCCTTTTTGGTCGATCGTGCCCTTTTTCTGGGCATTGAACGCCGTGGCGTCGTCCTTGAAATACTGGATCAACAGATCCGGCGAATCGGTTTCATAAAGGATCTTGGCCTTGCCTTCGTAGATCTTGTTGCGTTTTTCCATGTTTCGCCCACCTGAGTTACGGGTTAAAGGTTACTTCAGCCCAACCTTCTTGAAAATCAGGTCCCGGTGACGGGTGTAGTATTTAATGTCGAAACAGGCGTCGATCTCGCTGGGCCGCAGGTGCTTCCTCACCCGGCGGTCCCGGTACAGGACGTCCTTGAAATCGGAAGTTTCCTGCCAGACCTGCATGGCACAGTGCTGGATGATCTCATAGGCCTCTTCGCGGTTGAGCCCTTTCTTCATGAGTTCCAGCAGGACGCGCTGGGAATAAATGAGCCCCCGGGTCTTGGACAAGCTCAAGACCATGTTCTTCGGGTAAACCAACAGCCCGTCGATGATGGGGATGAATTTCTGCAGCATGTAATCCAGGGCGATGGTGCTGTCCGGCAGGATCACGCGTTCCACGGACGAATGGCTGATATCGCGCTCATGCCAGAGGCAGGTGTTCTCGAAGCCGGCCATGGCGTTGGCGCGCAGAAGCCGGGACAGGCCGGAGATGCGCTCGCAGGTCACGGGATTGCGCTTGTGCGGCATGGCGGAGGACCCGATCTGGCCCTTGAAAAACGGCTCTTCCACTTCCAGGACTTCCGTCTTCTGAAGGAGGCGGATCTCCGTCGCGAACTTGTTCAACGACGCGCCGATCACGGCCAGGGTATTCAAGAACTGGCAGTGAATGTCGCGCTGGATGATCTGGGTGGCGATATTCGCCGGCTTGAGGTTCAATTTCTGGCAGACATAATCTTCGACATGAGGATCGATGTTGGCGTAGGTCCCGACCGCCCCGGAAAGCTTGCCCACGCGGATGGCCTCGCGGGCGTGCTGCATGCGTTCGAGATTGCGGATCATTTCGTCATACCAGACCGCCAGCTTCAGCCCGAACGTGATCGGTTCGGCGTGGACGCCGTGGGTGCGGGCGATACAGTTGGTGTCCTTGTACTTTTTGGCTTTTATTTTCAGGACGGCCAGAAACCTCTGGATGTCGCCGATAAGGATTTCGCTTGCCTCGACGCACTGCACCGACAGGGCGGTGTCCAAAAGGTCGGAGGACGTCAGCCCCATGTGCAGGTACCTGGCTTCGGGCCCGAGATATTGGCCGACGTTGTTGATGAAGGCCACGACGTCGTGCTTGGTCTTGTCCTCCAGGCGGCGGATCTCATCCATGTCGAATTTGGCGTTCTTGCGGATCTTTTCCAGGGATTTCTTGGGGATCATGCCCAGATCTCCCATGGCCTCGCAGGCGAGGACTTCAATCTTCAGCATAATGGAAAACTTGTGCTCATCCGTCCAAATGCTGCCCATTTTCGATAACGTATAGCGGTCTATCATGTTTCTTCTCTCCTCTTCCTTAGGATTATCAAGGTCGTTTCAAAAGGAATTGACGGAAAACGGCATCGGCAAAAAACCTTCCCGGCCCGGGAGACGCTGCGGGCGGCCTGAAACCCCAAAATGAATGTGGGACATGGGAGTAAATGTTAGGAATAGCCGCGGTTCTATCAAAAATTCTGTTCCTGAAACGCAAATACTATATCAAAATAAATTTCTAAGGTCAATGAAAATTCAACAGGCAAGGGCCATAGATTTCTTTAGTAAGTCTGCAACATATTCACATATAACAACTTATGAGCTTACTGCACATTCCTATTTATTTATAAATTGATGGGCTTCATCGAGGAAGAGCACGGGCAGGAATAGGCAACGGACCAGAGGCGAAGGTCTCCAGCGAGCGCGGCCGCTGCCGCAGAACGCCCAGAAAACAGCCGGGGCGTCCGGCGTCATCGGCCCCACGGACGATTATTTCGCGGATTTTTTCTGCGGGACAGGGAGCTCTGAGGCGGATTGAGATTTTTCTTGAAAATACTTCGTCATCTCGGTCATCGTGTCGTTGACCAAATACGGCGTCGCGCTGAGGATTTTCTGCCCGACCGGCCCCCGGTAAAAGACGATCAATTCCTTGAGTTCGGCGCTCGTATAATACTTCGCATACAACGGGACCAGGCGGTCGATGACCTCCTCGCTCTTGAAAACCCTGCGGTAGGACTCGCGGGATTCCGGCGGGACGTCAGCTAGGAGCTGCTGAAACATGCGCCCGATGGATTCGCGCACACCGTTGGCCTCCAGGAAACGCAAGACTAACTGCTTCTTCTGGTCGGTCAGCTCTTCCGCTTTCCCTGTTTGCAGGGCCAGCATGGCCGGATCCCCTGCCTCGACCTTGTCCTTATCGCGCTCAACTCTCTCGATCTCGTTGATATAATAACTTTTATATGTGTCCCCAACCTTGATCTGGACGGAATAACCGGTGTCCTTGGTGATCTGCCCATCGATTTTCGTCCCGTTTTTCAGGTAGACCGTATCGGCGGACGCCGCACAGGCGCCAGCCAGTAAAATACCCGCAGTGATAACCGCGATCCGCGTGTTCATAAACGACCCCCCTCTAAAAAATTCAGATTGCCCGCTGATGCTTCATTCTATGCATTTCCCGGCGCCCCTGCAACGGTTATCTCTGAAACGTCCGGCCGGGCAAAAGGGAAACGATCCGAGGCAATGCTGTTGCGGCCTCCCGGATTGTATGCTACCATATCCACCATGTTTGACAAAATGATCCAGCGCATCGACCAGGGGCTCGGGAATTTCCTGGACAAAATCCGCACGGAATACCGTCTCCACCTCGTCGACCCCATCCTCTACAAAAGCATGAGGGAATTCGTCCTGCGCAAGGGCAAACGGCTCCGGCCGCTCCTCTTGATCCTGGGGTATCAGGGTTACCGGAAAAGTTCGTCCCCGATGTCTCCCTCCATCTATTATGTGTCCACCTGCATCGAGCTCTTGCACAATTTCATGCTCATCCATGACGACATCATCGATCGCTCCAGCCTGCGGCGCGGCAAACCGACCATGCACAAACTGCTGGCCAAGGCGGCCAAAACGAAAGAGAGCGGACGGCTGGGCCACGACCTGGCCATCGTGGTCGGAGACATCGTCTACGCCTCCGCCTTCGACGCCTTCCTCTCCATCCATGAGGACCCGGCCCGCAAAGAGCAGGCGCTGAAATATTTCATCCAGACCGCGGTCTTCACGGCGATGGGGGAGTTCATCGACACCCTGCACGGGATGAAAAAATTGGAAGAGATCGGGGAAAAAGATGTTCTGCTCAACTATTCGCTCAAGACCGCGCGCTACACCTTTGACTGCCCGCTCGTCGTCGGCGCCATCCTGGCGGGGGCCGGCAAAAAGGACGTCGCCCGGCTCGCGGAATTCGGCCTCCTGGTCGGCCAGGCCTTCCAGATCCAGGATGACATCATCGGGATCTTCGACACACAAAAAAACATCGGCAAGTCCATCCTGAGCGACCTCGCGGAGTCCAAGAAGACCATCCTCGTCTGCCACGCCTACCGGCACCTCTCCGGAAAACGCCGGCAGGAATTCCTCCGGCATTTCCTGAAAAACCGCAAGACCTACGCAGACCTTGTGGCGGTGAGAAGAATATTCCTCCAGACGGGAAGCCTGTCCTACAGCCTGCAGGAAGTCGAGAAACGGCTGACGTCGGCGCTTTCGATCATCGGGCGGCTCCAAATGAAAAAAAAGCACCGCCGGCTCCTGACAAAATTGACAATGACCCTCTTTAAGCCCAGCCGCGCCATGGCGGAAAAATACGGCGTTCCTTTCATCCTCTAATAAACACGCTCACGGACCGGATGACTTTTCGTCCGCGGCCTTGGCTTTCAAACCTTCCGCAGCCCTCATCAGATCGCCAAACCGCTGGTCCGCAGGGCTCCGGCGCAACCCTTCGCGCCAAATCTCGACCGCCTCGTCAAACTTCCCGGCATTGCCGTAAACCTTCCCCCATTCCAAATACGCCTCGGGACTTCCCGGACTGATCTCGATCGCCCGGGAATATAACGCGATGGCCAGCTCCCGGACAGGATGGGCGGCAAAAAGATTCCCGGCGCCCACCAGCAGCCCGGGATCCCGGCAGTCCCTCAGCATCGCCTGCCCCAACTCCACCGCCTCGGCCATGTCGCTGCGGGAAAGATAAAACTTCAAAAGCCCCAGCGAGGCCTTCGCATGCCAGGGGACCAGGGCGAGGATTTCCCGGTGCTGGCGGACAACGGACGCGGGATCATCGCGTTTCGCGTAAATCCCGGCCAGGTTCAGCCGCGGCTCGACCAGATAGGAGTTCAGCTCCAGGGATTTTTGAAACGCCTCCTCGGCCTTGTTCCCGCCGGCGCCGCTCTGCAGCAAGGCCACGCCAAGATTGTTAAAGGTGAGCGCGGAATGAGGATTCACCTCCAGGGCCTTCCGATAATGCCCCGCCGCCTCGCCGGGCCTGCCCAGCATCAGTTCCATGCTCCCCAGGTTCGAATAGATCTGCCAGTCGTGAAATTCATTCCGCAGGGACATCAGATAATAGGCCCGGGCGGTCTTAAAATCCCCCATCCGCAGATACGCGTCCGCCAGATAAGCACGAGTCATGGTCGGCGCCTTGTTCAACCAGTACTGGCAATACCTCACCGGGTGCCCCCACAAATGATTATAGACCATTGTGCTGGCCATCAGGATGAGCAGAAGCCCTCCGGCCAGGACCAGCCAGGATATCCGGGACAATGTCCGGCGCAGGGCCGTGAGCCCGGCGGCGGCCAGGAGGAAAAATCCGATGTTGGCGAAAAACATCCAATGCGGCTCGATAGCGAACCCTTCGTCCGGACGGAAAAGGCAGGCCGCCGTGACCGGCGCGAACCCGGCCAGTCCCCACAAAAGCGCGAAGGATTTCAGGTCCTTTCGCCCCCAGCGGAACAGCAATATAACGCAACCGGCCGCGGCCGCAGCCAGGGCGAAAATCCAAAGCCAGGCTTCCTCATGGACCGGCGGGGTCACCCAGATCATAACGATCCCGTTGAGCGTGACCAATCGCCCCGCATACCAGAAGACCAGTTTGGAAAAAGACGCCAAATAACCGAACGCGTCAACGCCGAACAGGGGCAGATTGTCGAGGACCCCGGACTTCAGGCTGGCCTGGGTCATCCGGAACGCCAGATACACCCCGGCGATCACCGCGTAAGGCAAAGACCTCGCCAGCGCTTCCCGGAATCCCTTGCCCATCACCATCCACAACAAGCCGAAGACATACAACGGAAAAACAAGCGATGTCTCATGGCAAAATAGAGACATCAAAAACAAAAAGAGACTGGCCAGCCGCAATCCGCGGCGGGCTGACTCCGCCGCTTTCCAGCAAGTCCACAAGCTGCCGGTCAAGGCCAGAATCTGAACGGCAAAAATGCTGGCCGTGATGTAATTGACGATCATCCCGTGGATCGGATGGACCGCGTACAGCGCAGCGGTCAAAAAAGCCAGGGCCGCCCGGCCGGTCATGCAGCGGACCAGGCCGTAAATCCCCATCCCGCAGAGATAAAAAAGCGCCAGATTCACCAGGTGATAGCCGACGGGATTTTCCCGGAACATCAAAAAACAGGCCGCCGGGATCAACCGCGCCAGGGGCCGGTAAACCGCCGAGGCCGGAGAGTCCTGGATATTGAGGACCTTCTCGGCGTCCGGGACGAACAGGTAGGGCAGAAAGGCCGCGTTGTGGACTTTGGTGTCGCTCAGGAAAATATCGTAGTCGTCGATCAGGAAATCGTTGCGCAGAGAATTGCCGTAAGCGGCCACAACAAGCAGGAACAGAAGGATGCCTGCGGTCAGCCAGCCGGGGGATTGCTTGCTATTCGTCGTCGATTCCATGATTGGCCTCACAAAAGCCGCGAAGAGATTTCGTCCAGGACCAGGCGCCCCTCGAGCGTCGCCCCGATCCGCCCGTTGTCCCGCCAGAGAAAACCGTCCCGGACGAACGCGTCGATTCTCTCTGTTCTATCATGCCCCAGGGCGCAGGCGAACCGGTTTTCCAAACTTTTGACATCGACGCCGGCGTTCATCCGCAGGCCGAGCAGAAACGTTTCCCAAAAGCGCTCGCCCGCCGCCAGCTGTTCGCTCCCGTCCTCCGGGGGACGGCCGTCCTTGAACCGCGCCAGGTATTCCGGCAGGCGCGAGACGTTCCAGGAGCGCCGCCCGTTCCGGTGGGAATGGGCGCCCACGCCCAGCCCGGCATAATCGCCGCCGGTCCAATAATGCCCATTGTGCCGGGATTCATGCCCCGGTTTCGCGAAATTGCTGACCTCGTATTGCCGCAATCCCGCGGCCTCGAGCCGCCCGGCCACGATCCGGTATTGCCGGGCCTGGTCTCCGCCTTCCAGCTCAACAATATGTTTGGCAAAAAAACGGCTGTTCTCCTCAACGGTCAAAGTATACAGGGAAACATGCTCGCTGCCCATCGCCGTCACCTGCCGGATGTCCCTCTCCAGGTCCGCCTCTGTTTCCTGGGGAAAAGCGAACATCAGGTCCAGGTTGATATTTTGAAATCCCGCCTGCCGCAGGATTTCATAAGCCTCTCCCGCGCGTTGGGCGTCATGACAGCGGCCAAGATATTTCAAAAAGGAATCGCGGAAGGACTGGACACCGAGGCTCACCCTGTTGATCCCCAAATTTTTAAGGCAACGCGCCTTGTCCGCGGTGATGTCTTCAGGATTGCATTCCACGGTCCACTCCGCGTCCGGCGGAACGGCGAAATTGTTCCGGACGATGGCGGCGAGGCGCTCCAGCTGGGCCGGGCTCAATCGGCTCGGCGTGCCGCCTCCCCAATACACCGTCCCGGCGTCTGTCCCGCGCCAGGGTCCGGCTTCCCGGGCCAGGCAGTCCAGATACTCGTCAACGCGCTGTTCCTGCCCGATCGCAACAACAAAAGAACAATACAGACATTTCTTCTGACAAAAAGGGATGTGGATATACAGTCCGGTCATGGCGACCATTATTTTACATGATTTGCCCCGGAGCAGCGGTGTTTTTTAATGAGCACATAACTTACGGAAATCCAGCGAAGCTGGACGACGCAAGTTATCTGTGCGAATTAATGAGCCCCCGGCTTACGGAGTCCCGCCCTTGGCGGGACGAACGTAAGTCGGCTGGGCGAACCCATTCGGCTTTGCTCAGGGTGGTTTGGCCCAGAGGGGCCAAACCACCGCAGGCCCCCGCAGTCTTGATTTGCGTTAGCAAATCATACAGGGGAAAGTCGCCATCCTGTTTTCGATTTTCTCCAAGTCGTGTTAGAATAAACTCCGTCAACTCCATCAAAGGATTCTCGTGATGCCCCTGAAATTTATCAAAGCCGCCGGCCTGGTCTACTTTTTGGGGATCCTCGTGGTCCACGGCATGGCGGCCTGCAAAGAGTTCCCGGAGGCCCGCCGGAAAGCCCTCCTTCCCCTGAAGGAACCCGGCCTTGAGTACGCCGATCTGCGGCCGTTCCTGTCCAAGGACAAGCGAGTGGGATACGCCACCGACAGGGACCTTTCGCCGGAAAATAACAACACTTATTATTTGCTCTCCGCCCAGTACATGCTCGCGCCCGTGGTCCTGGAAATAGAGGACGGATCGCAGGACACGGTGCTGCTGGACTACACGCATCCGGACGGGGCCTTCGAAGCCATCTGGCGCCTGGGCCTGACCCCGATCCACGACAACCGCTACGGGAAACTCCTGGCCCGACGACCATGACCAGCCCTTACACCGGTTACGCCATTTCCTTTTTGCTGGGGTCCCTCGTCCTGAAAACCATCCTGCGAGGCCAAAGGCTGCCGGCCGCGCTGTTCCTGTTCCTCGCCGTCGCAACAGGGCTGGGGTGGTCTGCCTTCCTCGGGTTCTTTTCGCTGCTGTTGTGCGACGGCTTTCATCCCGCCGGCCTCCTTGCCGCTCACGGACTTTGCATCGGCGCCCTGGGCCTGTGGAATGTCCGGAGCGGATGGGAAACGGCCCGAAAATTCCGCGTCCGTCTTCCGGCGCGCCTGCCGCTCCCGATGGACTGGCTCTATGCCTCCTGCCTGATCTTCCTGTTCGCTCTTTCCTCCGGGATCACCTACGCGTTCGCGATCCCGAACTGTTTCGGAGACTGGGACGGCTGGGCGGTGTGGAACACGAAAATGAAATTCATCCTGACCGCCGGCAGCCAGTGGGAAAATGTCTTCCGGCTGCACTGGCATACCCAGCCGGAATATCCCCTTCTGCTCCCTCTGGTCAACGCCTGGGGCTGGATATTCTTTCCCAAAAATTTTTATACCGTTCCTGTCAATACCGGCATCCTTGTCACCCTGTGCTCGATCGGGCTGATGCACGCCGGGTTGACAGGCCGCGTTTCGCGATGGAGCGCCCTGCTCGCGGCGGCCGTCCTCGCCCTCTTTCCTCAATTCACCATCCTGGGGGTTTCCCAATACGCGGACGTGGTCCTGGCCTTTTACCTGCTGGCCGCTGTCACGGTGCTGCTAAAAGCCCTGACGGCCCGGGACGAACAGTTCTTTCTTCTGGCCGGTCTCCTGATCGGATTTCTCACCTTCACGAAGAACGAAGGGATCATCATGGCCGCCCTGCTGGTCGGGATCAGCGGGATTCACATCGGACGCTCCTCCGGCATCAGCCGGAAACTGAAAATCCGAATGGGACTGTGCCTCGCCGGAGGGTGCCTGCTCACCTCCCTTCCGACGATTGTCTTGAAAACCGTGCTGGCCCCGCCCAACCGCGACATCCTGGTCTGGGGACATTCCCTGACAGGAACATTCTTCAATTGGGAAGGCATTGTCCTGGTCTGGCGGGCCCTGTTCAAAATCTTGACAGCCACGTATTACTCTTACATTTTTCTGGCCCTGGGGCTGCTGTTTGTCCTGCAAGCACCCCGCTATTTCAAAAAGGAGAACGCTGTCCTGACCGTTTTTCTTCTTTGCTACACGGGCATCCTTCTGCTGGTATATTTGACCACCATCAATTTTGACCTGGAATGGCGGCTCTCCCGGACCCTGGGGCGGCAGATGCTCATTCTCCTGCCTGTCTCGCTATTCCTTTATTTCTATGCCTGCTGGCCTGCGGTCCAGGACCCGGAACCCAACACCCCTTCCGCGGACAACCACAAAGATTGAACAATTTTATAAAAGTCAGGATATACTACTCCTTATGAATCGCGCCCCTTTCCTCAGAAAACTTTCCGTCGCCCTGCTCTTCGCGGCCCTTCTCTCCACCGCTTTTTTTGATGTCGTCTTCTTCAACAGGACGTTCAAGGTCACAACCGCCAATTCCCAGGCCTTTCCCTACGGCGCTTACCTGCAGGAAAACAACAAGCCGCCGTTCATCCCGGTCAACGGCACAGACACGCCGGTCATGGAAGAACCGGTCTACGAGTTCATTAAACGCAACCTCTGGAAAGGCATCCTGCCGTTGTGGAACCCCCACCAGGCCTGCGGATTCTCCCTGATCGGCATGATGGAGACCGCCATCTTTTTTCCCCTGACGTTCATCATGTACATTTTTCCGGAATATTACGCATGGGACCTGCTGATCCTGGGCCGTTTCTTTTTTGCCGGACTTTTGACATACTGGCTGATGCGCACCCTGCGCAACGGCGTTTTCCCGTCGCTGACGGCTGGCGTTGTCTTTATGCTCAGCGGGCCGATGGTCCTTTTGCAGTACTGGACCGCCAACGTGGACATCATGGCGCCGGTCCTCCTGATCAGCCTGGAATGGCTTGTCCAGCGGACGCGCCGGGACAAAACGCAAACTGAAAAGGTCCCCTTCCGGCCCATCGCATACCTGGCCATCAC
This portion of the Candidatus Omnitrophota bacterium genome encodes:
- the purB gene encoding adenylosuccinate lyase, with the protein product MIDRYTLSKMGSIWTDEHKFSIMLKIEVLACEAMGDLGMIPKKSLEKIRKNAKFDMDEIRRLEDKTKHDVVAFINNVGQYLGPEARYLHMGLTSSDLLDTALSVQCVEASEILIGDIQRFLAVLKIKAKKYKDTNCIARTHGVHAEPITFGLKLAVWYDEMIRNLERMQHAREAIRVGKLSGAVGTYANIDPHVEDYVCQKLNLKPANIATQIIQRDIHCQFLNTLAVIGASLNKFATEIRLLQKTEVLEVEEPFFKGQIGSSAMPHKRNPVTCERISGLSRLLRANAMAGFENTCLWHERDISHSSVERVILPDSTIALDYMLQKFIPIIDGLLVYPKNMVLSLSKTRGLIYSQRVLLELMKKGLNREEAYEIIQHCAMQVWQETSDFKDVLYRDRRVRKHLRPSEIDACFDIKYYTRHRDLIFKKVGLK
- the hemW gene encoding radical SAM family heme chaperone HemW, whose amino-acid sequence is MTGLYIHIPFCQKKCLYCSFVVAIGQEQRVDEYLDCLAREAGPWRGTDAGTVYWGGGTPSRLSPAQLERLAAIVRNNFAVPPDAEWTVECNPEDITADKARCLKNLGINRVSLGVQSFRDSFLKYLGRCHDAQRAGEAYEILRQAGFQNINLDLMFAFPQETEADLERDIRQVTAMGSEHVSLYTLTVEENSRFFAKHIVELEGGDQARQYRIVAGRLEAAGLRQYEVSNFAKPGHESRHNGHYWTGGDYAGLGVGAHSHRNGRRSWNVSRLPEYLARFKDGRPPEDGSEQLAAGERFWETFLLGLRMNAGVDVKSLENRFACALGHDRTERIDAFVRDGFLWRDNGRIGATLEGRLVLDEISSRLL
- a CDS encoding tetratricopeptide repeat protein; translated protein: MRPIMESTTNSKQSPGWLTAGILLFLLVVAAYGNSLRNDFLIDDYDIFLSDTKVHNAAFLPYLFVPDAEKVLNIQDSPASAVYRPLARLIPAACFLMFRENPVGYHLVNLALFYLCGMGIYGLVRCMTGRAALAFLTAALYAVHPIHGMIVNYITASIFAVQILALTGSLWTCWKAAESARRGLRLASLFLFLMSLFCHETSLVFPLYVFGLLWMVMGKGFREALARSLPYAVIAGVYLAFRMTQASLKSGVLDNLPLFGVDAFGYLASFSKLVFWYAGRLVTLNGIVMIWVTPPVHEEAWLWIFALAAAAAGCVILLFRWGRKDLKSFALLWGLAGFAPVTAACLFRPDEGFAIEPHWMFFANIGFFLLAAAGLTALRRTLSRISWLVLAGGLLLILMASTMVYNHLWGHPVRYCQYWLNKAPTMTRAYLADAYLRMGDFKTARAYYLMSLRNEFHDWQIYSNLGSMELMLGRPGEAAGHYRKALEVNPHSALTFNNLGVALLQSGAGGNKAEEAFQKSLELNSYLVEPRLNLAGIYAKRDDPASVVRQHREILALVPWHAKASLGLLKFYLSRSDMAEAVELGQAMLRDCRDPGLLVGAGNLFAAHPVRELAIALYSRAIEISPGSPEAYLEWGKVYGNAGKFDEAVEIWREGLRRSPADQRFGDLMRAAEGLKAKAADEKSSGP
- a CDS encoding polyprenyl synthetase family protein — encoded protein: MFDKMIQRIDQGLGNFLDKIRTEYRLHLVDPILYKSMREFVLRKGKRLRPLLLILGYQGYRKSSSPMSPSIYYVSTCIELLHNFMLIHDDIIDRSSLRRGKPTMHKLLAKAAKTKESGRLGHDLAIVVGDIVYASAFDAFLSIHEDPARKEQALKYFIQTAVFTAMGEFIDTLHGMKKLEEIGEKDVLLNYSLKTARYTFDCPLVVGAILAGAGKKDVARLAEFGLLVGQAFQIQDDIIGIFDTQKNIGKSILSDLAESKKTILVCHAYRHLSGKRRQEFLRHFLKNRKTYADLVAVRRIFLQTGSLSYSLQEVEKRLTSALSIIGRLQMKKKHRRLLTKLTMTLFKPSRAMAEKYGVPFIL
- a CDS encoding phosphoribosylaminoimidazolesuccinocarboxamide synthase, with translation MEKRNKIYEGKAKILYETDSPDLLIQYFKDDATAFNAQKKGTIDQKGVINNKISAKIFEYLKANGIPTHLEKVLNDREMLVKRVHIVPVEVIIRNVAAGSMCRQLGIEEGLKLACPVIEFCFKEDKLNDPMINEYHIRALALATDEEVETIKELAFKINGLMSKFFAGLNIQLVDFKLEFGRYKGKIILADEISPDTCRLWEFGTGRKLDKDRFRRDLGNIEEAYQEVLSRVTK
- a CDS encoding DUF2059 domain-containing protein; this translates as MNTRIAVITAGILLAGACAASADTVYLKNGTKIDGQITKDTGYSVQIKVGDTYKSYYINEIERVERDKDKVEAGDPAMLALQTGKAEELTDQKKQLVLRFLEANGVRESIGRMFQQLLADVPPESRESYRRVFKSEEVIDRLVPLYAKYYTSAELKELIVFYRGPVGQKILSATPYLVNDTMTEMTKYFQEKSQSASELPVPQKKSAK
- a CDS encoding glycosyltransferase family 39 protein → MTSPYTGYAISFLLGSLVLKTILRGQRLPAALFLFLAVATGLGWSAFLGFFSLLLCDGFHPAGLLAAHGLCIGALGLWNVRSGWETARKFRVRLPARLPLPMDWLYASCLIFLFALSSGITYAFAIPNCFGDWDGWAVWNTKMKFILTAGSQWENVFRLHWHTQPEYPLLLPLVNAWGWIFFPKNFYTVPVNTGILVTLCSIGLMHAGLTGRVSRWSALLAAAVLALFPQFTILGVSQYADVVLAFYLLAAVTVLLKALTARDEQFFLLAGLLIGFLTFTKNEGIIMAALLVGISGIHIGRSSGISRKLKIRMGLCLAGGCLLTSLPTIVLKTVLAPPNRDILVWGHSLTGTFFNWEGIVLVWRALFKILTATYYSYIFLALGLLFVLQAPRYFKKENAVLTVFLLCYTGILLLVYLTTINFDLEWRLSRTLGRQMLILLPVSLFLYFYACWPAVQDPEPNTPSADNHKD